A DNA window from Allokutzneria albata contains the following coding sequences:
- a CDS encoding ScbA/BarX family gamma-butyrolactone biosynthesis protein has protein sequence MDRRLVHRAAVHEVLLTGWARTAGDRYMIGAQWPRDHSFYRPVPPGAHDPLLVLETVRQAGLLVAHVGADVPVGHHFVMHAIGYDVDPRLLRLEPVPADLTIDVTYQVHGRRPTGAVKLGIRTLMARDGEVLGSGFGEMTCLPETVYRNLRARSLPPGGAGELATLHPVEAHRVNRLRAADVVLSPGAGPLTWLLRVDRGHPVLFDHPLDHVPGMLVFEAMRQALAYTGRGLLPLGCHAELTRYVELDPPAAVVLRPGGGDPVFDLEQGGKTAGTVSWFMSPGGGWRVPNPR, from the coding sequence GTGGACCGGAGGCTCGTGCACCGCGCCGCCGTGCACGAGGTCCTGCTGACCGGGTGGGCCCGGACGGCCGGGGACCGCTACATGATCGGTGCTCAGTGGCCCCGAGACCATAGTTTCTACCGTCCGGTGCCGCCGGGGGCGCACGATCCCCTGCTCGTGCTGGAGACCGTGCGGCAGGCCGGGCTGCTGGTCGCCCACGTGGGCGCCGACGTGCCGGTCGGCCACCACTTCGTCATGCACGCCATCGGCTACGACGTCGACCCCAGGCTGCTGCGGCTCGAGCCGGTGCCCGCGGACCTGACCATCGACGTCACCTACCAGGTGCACGGCCGTCGCCCGACCGGGGCGGTCAAGCTGGGCATCCGCACCCTGATGGCCCGTGACGGCGAGGTGCTGGGGTCGGGGTTCGGCGAGATGACCTGCCTGCCGGAGACCGTCTACCGCAACCTGCGGGCCCGCTCGCTGCCTCCGGGCGGGGCGGGCGAGCTCGCGACCCTTCACCCGGTCGAGGCGCACCGGGTCAACCGGCTGCGCGCGGCGGACGTCGTGCTCAGTCCGGGTGCCGGCCCGCTGACCTGGCTGCTGCGGGTGGATCGGGGGCACCCGGTGCTCTTCGACCACCCGCTGGACCACGTGCCGGGGATGCTGGTGTTCGAGGCGATGCGGCAGGCACTTGCCTACACCGGTCGGGGGCTGCTGCCGCTGGGCTGCCACGCCGAGCTGACCAGGTACGTGGAGCTGGACCCGCCCGCCGCCGTCGTGCTGCGGCCCGGTGGCGGTGATCCGGTGTTCGATCTCGAACAGGGCGGGAAAACGGCGGGAACGGTGTCCTGGTTTATGTCGCCGGGCGGCGGGTGGAGAGTTCCCAACCCCCGCTGA
- a CDS encoding aminotransferase class V-fold PLP-dependent enzyme gives MSQQPNPAPHSNPAPLPRPGADRAACPHYLDFARFGPPPPAVRDAVLDAVRLSATGAPGVVDELHDRETTATGIVAGLTGFDREGVTLVPSTSAGLFHVAFGLNGPGRVLVPRHDFPANVYPWLRAQERGGLTVDFLDNPDGHTSPERVAAALRPDTVAVTVSAVDYRTGRRADLPALREVVGDRLLVVDAIQGFGVSDQPWRLADVVVAGGQKWLRSGWGAALFAASPRALDRLSDGLTGWSGVEDRAVFDATEHPALADAGRMTMTMLNPLAVTGLLASLQELERAGQRTVAKAVTANADLLVDRLRSAGADLLTPVEPEHRAGIVSVHLADPRWSAVPARLRELGVVATARPGYLRLSVHSETASESIELAASALRA, from the coding sequence GTGTCCCAACAGCCCAACCCTGCGCCCCACTCGAACCCGGCACCCCTCCCGCGGCCCGGGGCAGACCGAGCCGCCTGCCCGCACTACCTGGACTTCGCGCGCTTCGGCCCGCCACCGCCCGCCGTCCGCGACGCGGTGCTGGACGCGGTCCGCCTCTCCGCTACGGGCGCCCCCGGTGTCGTCGACGAGCTGCACGACCGCGAGACCACCGCGACCGGCATCGTGGCCGGGCTGACCGGCTTCGACCGGGAGGGCGTCACCCTGGTGCCGTCCACCAGCGCGGGGCTGTTCCACGTCGCGTTCGGCCTGAACGGCCCCGGTCGCGTCCTGGTGCCCCGGCACGACTTCCCCGCCAACGTCTACCCGTGGCTGCGCGCCCAGGAGCGCGGTGGCCTGACCGTCGACTTCCTCGACAACCCGGACGGCCACACCTCCCCGGAGCGCGTCGCCGCGGCACTGCGCCCGGACACCGTCGCCGTCACGGTCAGCGCCGTGGACTACCGCACCGGGCGCCGCGCGGACCTGCCCGCGCTGCGCGAGGTGGTCGGCGACCGGCTGCTCGTCGTCGACGCGATCCAGGGCTTCGGCGTCAGCGACCAGCCGTGGCGCCTCGCCGACGTCGTGGTGGCGGGCGGGCAGAAGTGGCTGCGCTCGGGCTGGGGCGCCGCGCTGTTCGCCGCGTCGCCCCGGGCGCTCGACCGGCTCTCCGACGGGCTCACCGGCTGGTCCGGGGTCGAGGACCGGGCCGTCTTCGACGCCACCGAGCACCCCGCGCTGGCCGACGCGGGCCGCATGACGATGACGATGCTCAACCCGCTGGCGGTCACCGGACTGCTCGCCTCGCTGCAGGAGCTGGAACGGGCGGGTCAGCGCACCGTCGCCAAGGCCGTCACCGCCAACGCCGACCTGCTGGTCGACCGCCTGCGCTCGGCGGGCGCCGACCTGCTCACCCCGGTCGAGCCGGAACACCGCGCCGGGATCGTCTCCGTCCACCTCGCCGACCCGCGGTGGTCAGCGGTCCCGGCACGGCTGCGCGAGCTGGGCGTGGTGGCGACCGCACGCCCCGGTTACCTCAGGTTGTCCGTGCACTCGGAAACCGCGTCGGAATCGATCGAGCTGGCGGCTTCGGCTCTTCGCGCATAG
- a CDS encoding sugar ABC transporter ATP-binding protein, with protein MANDAPKLVRMTGIGKRYGGVLACQDVDFDIRAGEVHALLGENGAGKSTLMKILSGDVTDYSGEIEIEGAPVRFGGPVDAQRAGIAMIHQELDLVPGLSIAENLYLGREPRTRIGTVDGKQMRVWTQALLRRIGIELDPRRPVGELRVGEQQLVTIARALSLDAKVLIMDEPTSALSTAEVEQLFAVIDELRREGAGIVYISHRMDEIGRVADRATVLRNGRIVEEFDARQMTAEQAAEAMVGRPVRTLFRTSHGEAGEELLRVEDLVVHPRRPRSGRNEPAGISLTVRRGEIVGLAGLLGAGRTELLETLYGAGSAGRWDGRVLLDGVDVRPRGPRAALAKGIAFVPEDRRISGLVLEHSVLANTVVSIVDKLRIAGVVVSRRAEQANAAESAKRLRVKLSSLADPVGTLSGGNQQKVVFGRMLLTRPKLLLLDEPTRGVDINAKAEIYQLLSEIAGQGIGVLLASSELAELIGVCDRVVVLRGGRNVRELRTSEIEEADLLAATMGETAAGGAR; from the coding sequence ATGGCCAACGACGCACCGAAGCTGGTCCGGATGACCGGCATCGGCAAGCGCTACGGCGGCGTTCTTGCCTGCCAGGACGTGGATTTCGACATCCGCGCCGGTGAGGTGCACGCACTGCTCGGGGAGAACGGCGCAGGCAAGTCGACCCTGATGAAGATCCTGTCCGGGGACGTCACCGACTACTCCGGGGAGATCGAGATCGAGGGCGCGCCGGTGCGCTTCGGCGGTCCGGTCGACGCGCAGCGCGCGGGTATCGCCATGATCCACCAGGAGCTGGACCTGGTGCCGGGGCTGTCGATCGCGGAGAACCTGTACCTGGGCAGGGAACCGCGCACGCGGATCGGTACCGTCGACGGCAAGCAGATGCGGGTCTGGACCCAGGCGCTGTTGCGGCGCATCGGGATCGAGCTCGACCCGCGCCGTCCCGTCGGCGAGCTGCGGGTCGGCGAGCAGCAGCTGGTGACCATCGCCCGCGCGCTGTCGCTGGACGCCAAGGTGCTCATCATGGACGAGCCCACCTCCGCGCTGTCCACCGCCGAGGTCGAGCAGTTGTTCGCCGTCATCGACGAACTGCGCCGCGAGGGCGCGGGCATCGTCTACATCTCGCACCGGATGGACGAGATCGGCCGCGTCGCCGACCGCGCCACGGTGCTGCGCAACGGCCGGATCGTCGAGGAGTTCGACGCGCGGCAGATGACCGCGGAGCAGGCCGCCGAAGCGATGGTCGGCCGCCCGGTGCGCACTCTCTTCCGTACCTCGCACGGGGAAGCGGGCGAGGAGCTGCTGCGGGTCGAGGACCTGGTCGTGCACCCGCGCAGGCCCCGGTCCGGCCGCAACGAGCCCGCGGGGATCAGCCTCACGGTGCGGCGCGGGGAGATCGTCGGGCTGGCCGGGTTGCTCGGCGCCGGTCGCACGGAACTGCTGGAGACGTTGTACGGGGCGGGTTCCGCGGGGCGCTGGGACGGTCGCGTGCTGCTGGACGGGGTGGACGTGCGGCCGAGGGGTCCGCGCGCCGCGCTGGCCAAGGGCATCGCGTTCGTGCCGGAGGACCGGCGGATCAGCGGTCTGGTGCTGGAGCACTCGGTGCTCGCCAACACCGTTGTGTCCATTGTGGACAAACTGCGGATCGCGGGCGTCGTGGTGTCGCGGCGGGCGGAGCAGGCGAACGCGGCGGAGAGCGCGAAACGGTTGCGGGTCAAGCTCTCCTCGCTCGCCGACCCGGTCGGCACGCTCTCCGGCGGGAACCAGCAGAAGGTGGTCTTCGGCCGGATGCTGCTGACCAGACCGAAGCTGCTGCTGCTGGACGAGCCGACCCGCGGCGTGGACATCAACGCCAAAGCGGAGATCTACCAGCTGCTCAGCGAGATCGCCGGGCAGGGCATCGGGGTGCTGCTGGCGTCCTCGGAGCTGGCCGAGCTGATCGGCGTCTGCGACCGGGTCGTCGTGCTCCGGGGAGGGCGGAACGTGCGGGAACTGCGCACCAGTGAGATCGAGGAGGCGGACCTGCTCGCCGCCACCATGGGTGAGACCGCGGCGGGAGGTGCGCGATGA
- a CDS encoding ABC transporter permease, which yields MSTDSDVTVNSRRRTDWRETLFSFQSFFGLIAVFVAAIVFSPRRNGEILFLTSDNLFNVVRAVSEIGIIAIGMTFVILVGGIDLSVGAVLGLSAVGSAVLLVHDDLGVFPAVLIVLAVGLVFGLLQGMASALFGIQAFIVTLAGLQIARGLARIWSDGQGVAIAYGDGPNEAPVTFSLLGERTFGGVVPIPALIFAGLAVLAVLFLRTSAFARHLYAVGGNEKAARLSGVPVNRVKIIVFGISGLLAALAGIVHAGQLNQGSPNDGAGYELDAIAAVVIGGTALTGGRGSVVGTVTGALLLGVLNNILALNNIDANVQLLIKGLVIVAAAALQRLRPAS from the coding sequence ATGAGCACGGACTCCGACGTGACGGTGAACAGCAGGCGCCGGACGGACTGGCGGGAGACGCTGTTCTCCTTCCAGAGCTTCTTCGGGCTGATCGCCGTCTTCGTCGCCGCGATCGTGTTCTCGCCGAGGCGCAATGGCGAGATCCTGTTCCTCACCAGTGACAACCTGTTCAACGTGGTGCGCGCGGTCTCCGAGATCGGCATCATCGCGATCGGGATGACCTTCGTGATCCTGGTCGGCGGCATCGACCTCTCGGTCGGCGCGGTGCTCGGGTTGTCCGCGGTGGGCTCGGCGGTGCTGCTGGTGCACGACGACCTCGGGGTGTTCCCCGCGGTGCTGATCGTGCTGGCGGTGGGCCTGGTCTTCGGTCTGCTGCAGGGAATGGCGAGCGCGCTGTTCGGCATCCAGGCGTTCATCGTGACCCTCGCGGGCCTGCAGATAGCCAGGGGGCTGGCGCGGATCTGGTCCGACGGCCAGGGCGTGGCGATCGCCTACGGCGACGGGCCGAACGAGGCGCCGGTGACGTTCTCCCTGCTGGGGGAGCGCACCTTCGGCGGCGTGGTGCCGATCCCGGCGCTGATCTTCGCCGGGCTCGCGGTGCTGGCCGTCCTGTTCCTGCGCACCAGCGCGTTCGCCCGGCACCTGTACGCGGTGGGCGGCAACGAGAAGGCGGCGCGGCTCTCCGGTGTCCCGGTGAACCGCGTGAAGATCATCGTGTTCGGCATCTCGGGTCTGCTGGCCGCGCTGGCCGGGATCGTGCATGCCGGGCAGCTCAACCAGGGCAGCCCCAACGACGGTGCGGGCTACGAGCTCGACGCGATCGCCGCCGTGGTGATCGGCGGGACCGCGCTCACCGGCGGCCGGGGCTCCGTGGTGGGCACCGTGACCGGTGCGCTGCTGCTGGGCGTGCTGAACAACATCCTGGCGTTGAACAACATCGACGCCAACGTGCAACTCCTGATCAAGGGTCTGGTGATCGTGGCGGCGGCCGCCTTGCAACGACTGCGGCCCGCGTCATGA
- a CDS encoding substrate-binding domain-containing protein, which translates to MRRTITATACLMLAVTACGTTSQNSGKGGPATQAKCEGPGGKYVIGMSQANVAEPYRQRMDDDIRAAAAKVPQFEVKFADAAQDNAKQVSDVENFLTQQVNLLIISPNEATPLTAVVKKAYDKGIPVLVLDRKVDGDSYTSFIGADNRDIGRQAGKYVAEKLLPGGGKLVELKGLPGSTPAQERSEGFHETLGTKVQVVATGVGDWLREKGQQQLDAILKANPEVDVVYAHNDPMAEGAYLAAKAAGRESKIKFIGIDALPIPSGGVKAVEQGRISATFTYPTGGKEAIAAAKTLLVDCKQVEKKQTLPTQLITKENAERVYREANG; encoded by the coding sequence GTGAGAAGGACTATCACAGCCACCGCCTGCTTGATGCTCGCGGTCACCGCTTGTGGCACGACGAGTCAGAACAGCGGCAAGGGCGGCCCGGCGACCCAGGCCAAGTGCGAGGGGCCTGGCGGCAAGTACGTCATCGGGATGAGCCAGGCCAACGTTGCCGAGCCGTACCGGCAGCGGATGGACGACGACATCCGCGCCGCCGCGGCGAAGGTGCCGCAGTTCGAGGTGAAGTTCGCCGACGCCGCGCAGGACAACGCCAAACAGGTCTCCGACGTGGAGAACTTCCTGACCCAGCAGGTCAACCTGCTGATCATCAGCCCGAACGAGGCGACCCCGCTGACCGCGGTGGTGAAGAAGGCCTACGACAAGGGCATCCCCGTCCTGGTGCTGGACCGCAAGGTCGACGGCGACTCCTACACGAGCTTCATCGGCGCGGACAACCGCGACATCGGCCGCCAGGCGGGCAAGTACGTGGCGGAGAAGCTGTTGCCAGGAGGCGGCAAGCTGGTCGAGCTGAAGGGCCTGCCGGGCTCCACGCCCGCGCAGGAGCGCAGCGAGGGCTTCCACGAGACGCTGGGCACCAAGGTCCAGGTCGTGGCGACCGGTGTCGGGGACTGGCTGCGGGAGAAGGGCCAGCAGCAGCTGGACGCGATCCTGAAGGCCAACCCCGAGGTCGACGTGGTGTACGCGCACAACGACCCGATGGCCGAGGGCGCCTACCTGGCCGCGAAGGCCGCCGGACGGGAATCGAAGATCAAGTTCATCGGCATCGACGCCCTGCCGATTCCATCCGGTGGGGTGAAAGCCGTTGAGCAGGGCCGGATCTCGGCTACGTTCACCTACCCCACCGGCGGCAAGGAAGCCATCGCTGCCGCCAAGACTCTCCTGGTGGACTGCAAGCAAGTCGAGAAGAAGCAGACCCTGCCGACGCAGTTGATCACCAAGGAGAACGCCGAGCGGGTGTACCGGGAGGCGAACGGTTAG
- a CDS encoding glycoside hydrolase family 172 protein, producing MRRHVNHVDPTRPGGSPKGKHRKGRHRTLRLLMSLASVAALSFAGTAVTPAQAQPPAVSALPTGKGPVGWATYRQLDSVGTLRGQVDTRQFSGYDRTGRNNDGFDGQFSCLRMIGPNCVIAERTGPGEIESIWFTRDDGVVARTGWIRIELDGGTVLDAPLQDVVDGKLGAPFVWPLVANREDTSGGVVIKVPMPYRQSMRITTQNNPLFQHVVYRTFADVDGVSTFNRSDQANDVIAKLRAFGLADPKPGKWNATTNRSTADINPGATARVAELTGSAQITQLKVRLPQVQASPHVNDDGRAFGAGGESAFRVAVDPRNQGVRLTRRFDPHIEGQRARLLVDNAFVADWFHGPKARPTLWADQSIDIPSQFTSGKSRLNIRNQFVSSSLDFNEFRYDVHSLVNGTWVRTDVMDVGPDRPGEELTHGYRVTQQKWQGRHYFNYPFDAGQISASDAVLAGARLRISFDGRTTVDAPIGEFFGSGLGEYDTRSLMFSMDATRDGWYTSWWPMPFAERAVVEIVNSSGVRISDASVELTWAADGSIRDRLRPNGSLGYFNATHRHGPTAHAKDWIFVDTPGRGVFYGVTHSMRGRIPLSAEVPRLYLEGDERVYADGLLTPIQHGTGTEDFYESGWYFRTGSFAMPLAGYPAHEVGRDGCVYDCTGAYRLMVPDAIPFNTGLRFGIEHGPVADVAADYSSTAYWYGQPRWALRSTDGLNPTDQASRDQHGYRAVGETSGQLTSVFEGDDDHATASGRVTEATGPITFTVAVDQNNSGVQIIRTADQVRSYQQARVLVDGQVVGVWLMSSGNMFQRWLQDTFMIPSRFSAGKRTLAITLEPLPGSPPWSSSDYHIRSWVDPFEPGRSGAQRIDPPALDWRAPDRGPHVLGPRDPISTKEGQVGR from the coding sequence ATGCGCAGACACGTCAACCACGTCGATCCCACGCGGCCGGGTGGTTCCCCGAAGGGAAAACACCGCAAGGGACGGCACCGGACACTCCGGCTCCTCATGTCACTGGCCTCGGTCGCGGCGCTGTCCTTCGCGGGCACCGCGGTGACCCCCGCACAGGCCCAGCCGCCGGCCGTTTCGGCCTTGCCCACGGGCAAGGGGCCGGTCGGCTGGGCCACCTACCGCCAGCTCGACTCGGTCGGCACGCTGCGCGGTCAGGTGGACACCCGGCAGTTCTCCGGCTACGACCGGACCGGGCGCAACAACGACGGGTTCGACGGGCAGTTCTCCTGCCTGCGCATGATCGGCCCCAACTGCGTCATCGCCGAGCGCACCGGCCCCGGTGAGATCGAGTCGATCTGGTTCACCCGGGACGACGGCGTGGTGGCGCGCACCGGCTGGATCCGGATCGAGCTGGACGGCGGAACCGTGCTGGACGCGCCGCTGCAGGACGTGGTGGACGGCAAGCTCGGCGCGCCGTTCGTCTGGCCGCTGGTGGCCAACCGCGAGGACACCTCCGGCGGCGTGGTCATCAAGGTGCCCATGCCCTACCGGCAGTCGATGCGGATCACCACGCAGAACAACCCGTTGTTCCAGCACGTGGTGTACCGCACCTTCGCCGACGTCGACGGGGTGTCCACCTTCAACCGGTCCGACCAAGCCAACGACGTGATCGCGAAGCTGCGCGCGTTCGGCCTCGCCGATCCCAAGCCCGGCAAGTGGAACGCGACCACCAACCGCTCCACCGCGGACATCAACCCGGGCGCGACCGCGCGGGTGGCCGAGCTGACCGGGTCCGCGCAGATCACCCAGCTGAAGGTGCGGCTGCCGCAGGTGCAGGCCAGTCCGCACGTCAACGACGACGGCAGGGCCTTCGGCGCGGGCGGCGAGAGCGCCTTCCGGGTCGCGGTGGACCCGCGCAACCAGGGCGTGCGGCTGACCCGCCGGTTCGACCCGCACATCGAGGGACAGCGGGCGAGGTTGCTGGTGGACAACGCCTTCGTCGCCGACTGGTTCCACGGTCCGAAGGCGCGGCCGACCCTCTGGGCGGACCAGTCGATCGACATCCCGTCCCAGTTCACCTCGGGCAAGTCACGGCTGAACATCCGCAACCAGTTCGTCTCGTCGTCCTTGGACTTCAACGAGTTCCGCTACGACGTGCACAGCCTGGTGAACGGGACCTGGGTGCGCACCGACGTGATGGACGTGGGCCCGGACCGTCCCGGCGAGGAGCTGACCCACGGCTACCGCGTCACGCAGCAGAAGTGGCAGGGGCGGCACTACTTCAACTACCCCTTCGACGCCGGGCAGATCTCCGCCTCCGACGCGGTGCTCGCCGGTGCGCGGCTGCGGATCTCCTTCGACGGGCGGACCACCGTGGACGCTCCGATCGGGGAGTTCTTCGGTTCGGGCCTCGGTGAGTACGACACGCGGTCGCTGATGTTCTCCATGGACGCCACCAGGGACGGTTGGTACACCTCGTGGTGGCCGATGCCCTTCGCCGAGCGGGCGGTGGTGGAGATCGTCAACTCCAGCGGCGTGCGGATCTCCGACGCTTCGGTGGAGCTGACCTGGGCGGCCGACGGCTCCATCCGGGACCGCTTGCGCCCCAACGGTTCACTGGGCTACTTCAACGCGACGCACCGGCACGGGCCGACCGCGCACGCGAAGGACTGGATCTTCGTGGACACGCCGGGCCGCGGGGTGTTCTACGGGGTCACGCACTCCATGCGCGGCCGGATCCCGCTCAGCGCCGAGGTTCCCCGGCTCTACCTGGAAGGCGACGAGCGCGTCTACGCCGACGGCCTGCTGACGCCGATCCAGCACGGAACCGGCACCGAGGACTTCTACGAGTCCGGGTGGTACTTCCGCACGGGATCGTTCGCGATGCCGTTGGCGGGCTACCCGGCGCACGAGGTCGGGCGGGACGGCTGCGTCTACGACTGCACCGGCGCCTACCGGCTGATGGTGCCGGACGCGATCCCGTTCAACACGGGGCTGCGCTTCGGGATCGAGCACGGGCCGGTCGCCGACGTCGCCGCGGACTACAGCTCCACGGCGTACTGGTACGGCCAGCCGCGGTGGGCCCTGCGCAGCACGGACGGGCTCAACCCGACCGACCAGGCCAGCAGGGACCAGCACGGCTACCGCGCGGTCGGGGAGACCTCCGGGCAGCTGACATCGGTGTTCGAGGGCGACGACGACCACGCGACCGCCAGCGGCCGGGTCACCGAGGCCACCGGGCCGATCACCTTCACCGTGGCGGTGGACCAGAACAACTCCGGTGTGCAGATCATCCGCACCGCCGACCAGGTCCGCTCGTACCAGCAGGCACGCGTGCTGGTCGACGGGCAGGTCGTCGGGGTCTGGCTGATGTCCTCGGGCAACATGTTCCAACGGTGGCTGCAGGACACGTTCATGATCCCGTCGCGGTTCAGCGCGGGGAAGCGGACGCTGGCCATCACCCTGGAGCCGCTGCCGGGATCGCCGCCGTGGTCCTCGTCGGACTACCACATCCGCTCGTGGGTGGACCCCTTCGAACCGGGCCGCAGTGGCGCGCAGCGGATCGACCCGCCCGCGCTGGACTGGCGCGCCCCGGACCGCGGCCCGCACGTGCTCGGACCGCGTGACCCGATCTCGACCAAGGAAGGCCAGGTGGGCCGTTGA